A window of the Halopseudomonas phragmitis genome harbors these coding sequences:
- a CDS encoding acyl-CoA dehydrogenase family protein: MVVSRERTQKELEMLDAARKMIPALKARAEQAERDLKVPDETVADMQEAGLFQAMQPKRFGGLELDPRAFFDIQMTLAEGCMSTAWIYGVMGVHPWQLARYPLQAQEEVWGDDPKTLVGSTYMPVAKVTEVDGGYRISGRWGFSSGSEHCKWTLLGGIIPPDAKGEGSEHGTFLVPCSDYRIERNWNVLGLRGTGSHDIVVEDAFVPYHRVQRTNNTSLEATPGRKVNTSPLFAIPFAQVFTRAVSSSCLGALQGAINEFRDNAAKHIGKHGAKTAEDPLAQEVVADALLTLDQLKLVLERNFEHLWTLAERGEFPDVETRLLYRYQSAYVTNTCAEKVSQLLRCMAASGLYNTNPVARIFRDLHQARGHISNNVAAFARAYGAVQLGLPNPDPYV; the protein is encoded by the coding sequence ATGGTTGTCAGTCGCGAAAGAACACAAAAAGAACTCGAGATGCTGGACGCCGCGCGCAAGATGATTCCAGCGCTCAAAGCCCGCGCCGAGCAGGCAGAGCGGGATCTCAAGGTGCCCGATGAGACCGTGGCCGATATGCAGGAAGCCGGGCTCTTTCAGGCCATGCAACCCAAGCGCTTTGGCGGACTTGAGCTGGATCCGCGAGCTTTCTTCGATATTCAGATGACCTTGGCCGAAGGCTGCATGTCCACTGCCTGGATTTACGGGGTCATGGGCGTGCATCCCTGGCAGCTGGCGCGCTACCCGCTGCAGGCCCAGGAAGAGGTCTGGGGCGACGACCCCAAAACCCTGGTGGGTTCGACCTATATGCCAGTTGCCAAGGTAACCGAGGTCGATGGCGGTTACCGTATCAGTGGGCGCTGGGGCTTCTCCAGCGGTAGTGAACACTGCAAATGGACTCTGCTTGGCGGCATTATCCCGCCGGATGCCAAGGGCGAAGGCTCCGAGCATGGCACCTTCCTGGTACCTTGTAGCGATTACCGGATTGAACGCAACTGGAATGTACTGGGGCTACGCGGTACCGGTAGTCACGATATTGTTGTCGAAGATGCCTTTGTCCCGTATCACCGGGTACAACGCACCAACAATACCAGTCTGGAGGCAACTCCAGGTCGCAAGGTCAATACCAGTCCGCTGTTCGCCATCCCCTTTGCTCAGGTATTTACCCGGGCAGTTTCCAGTTCCTGTCTGGGAGCGTTGCAGGGTGCCATCAACGAGTTCCGTGATAACGCCGCCAAGCACATCGGCAAGCATGGCGCCAAAACGGCGGAAGACCCCTTGGCCCAGGAAGTGGTTGCCGATGCTCTGTTGACACTTGATCAGCTCAAGCTAGTGCTGGAGCGCAACTTCGAACATCTCTGGACTCTGGCCGAGCGGGGCGAGTTTCCCGATGTTGAAACCCGGCTGCTGTATCGCTACCAGTCGGCATATGTGACCAACACCTGTGCTGAGAAAGTGAGTCAACTGCTGCGTTGCATGGCCGCTTCTGGGTTGTACAACACCAACCCGGTCGCACGGATCTTCCGTGATCTGCACCAGGCACGGGGTCATATTTCCAACAACGTGGCGGCTTTCGCACGTGCCTATGGTGCGGTTCAACTGGGACTCCCCAATCCTGATCCTTACGTCTGA
- a CDS encoding methyl-accepting chemotaxis protein, translated as MGHACALPRRVYCSDESSDQSLIRSAYPAIHAGHHVWWSVAALSVGVLRMFPVALRMTIAARLLLWAGLASILFYSAVALGWYGLKLSRDSLYTAHEERLAAIRQTSEIERLLDYNRRLVLIAFQYDPDGKLSIAHGQALSVYLDEIRANTARIEALREQLKVRDLDETDHLLLARFDEHYGFWSEDLDAMLALLEIEDFGVNGMRVFLQVGAEEGRQASDVLVELRAYQEEKTEADFLLAERRYQLTVSVYIVLAVFGLVVGSAAGVMTLRRLRSGLKIVAGQAKAIASGDLTRQLDVSGNDEIADLMHDFARMRDNLRKLLVAVRDQVSLLGRSSSQMTSLSDGSSRLARHQAEAVSSMSAAVEELSVSIDEVRNHAEATRQTTERAEQASHDSEALIGQMSAEMRDIAGVVASTAEHMQALEKFSEQIGSVIQVINEVAEQTNLLSLNAAIEAARAGDMGRGFAVVAGEVRQLAERTSQSTLEIVETVKQIQHGTRAAAGGMRQSVERVERGVRLAGQASESVAAIRAGTVEVITAVSEIREILNGQSTATREIAQEVEGVASGVHQMSESAADGASAALELERLAVELEQMAQQFRVT; from the coding sequence GTGGGGCATGCTTGCGCCTTACCACGAAGGGTTTACTGCAGCGATGAAAGCTCAGATCAGTCGCTGATCAGGAGCGCTTATCCCGCCATCCATGCAGGCCATCATGTCTGGTGGTCTGTTGCTGCACTCTCTGTCGGAGTACTTCGCATGTTCCCTGTCGCGTTGCGTATGACCATTGCTGCGCGCCTTCTTCTTTGGGCGGGCCTGGCAAGTATCTTGTTTTATAGTGCTGTGGCGCTGGGCTGGTATGGTTTGAAATTATCTCGTGACAGCCTGTATACGGCGCATGAAGAGCGTCTTGCAGCGATTCGGCAGACCAGTGAAATTGAGCGTCTGCTGGACTACAACCGGCGCCTGGTTCTGATTGCCTTCCAATATGACCCCGACGGCAAGCTTTCCATTGCACATGGTCAGGCACTGTCGGTTTATCTTGATGAAATTAGGGCCAATACTGCGCGCATCGAGGCGTTGCGTGAGCAATTGAAAGTACGAGATCTGGATGAGACTGATCATTTGCTGTTGGCCCGCTTTGATGAGCATTATGGGTTTTGGAGTGAAGATCTGGATGCCATGTTGGCATTGCTGGAGATCGAAGACTTTGGCGTTAACGGTATGCGTGTATTTCTCCAGGTTGGTGCTGAGGAGGGGCGGCAGGCGAGTGATGTGCTGGTTGAATTGCGGGCTTATCAGGAAGAGAAAACCGAAGCGGATTTCCTCCTTGCTGAACGCCGTTATCAATTAACGGTCAGCGTTTATATCGTTCTTGCCGTGTTCGGGCTGGTGGTTGGTAGCGCGGCCGGGGTCATGACCCTGCGCCGGCTGCGTTCCGGGTTGAAAATCGTGGCCGGGCAGGCCAAGGCCATCGCATCTGGCGACTTGACCCGCCAGCTCGACGTTTCAGGCAATGATGAAATCGCCGATCTGATGCATGATTTCGCTCGGATGCGCGATAACCTGCGCAAGTTGCTTGTTGCGGTGAGGGATCAGGTGAGTCTGTTGGGGCGTTCTTCTTCGCAAATGACATCGCTGTCCGATGGCTCATCACGGTTGGCAAGGCATCAGGCCGAAGCGGTCAGCAGTATGTCGGCAGCCGTGGAAGAGCTTTCGGTTTCGATTGATGAGGTGCGCAATCATGCCGAGGCGACCCGCCAGACCACCGAGCGAGCGGAGCAGGCGAGCCATGACAGTGAAGCCCTGATTGGCCAGATGAGTGCAGAAATGCGCGATATTGCAGGGGTCGTGGCGTCAACTGCAGAGCACATGCAGGCGCTGGAGAAGTTTTCCGAGCAGATTGGCAGTGTGATTCAGGTGATCAATGAGGTTGCCGAACAGACCAACCTGTTGTCATTGAACGCGGCCATTGAAGCGGCGCGTGCAGGGGATATGGGGCGTGGATTTGCAGTAGTGGCCGGTGAAGTCAGGCAGTTGGCCGAGCGCACGTCGCAATCGACTCTGGAAATTGTCGAAACGGTCAAGCAGATCCAGCATGGTACGCGGGCGGCTGCCGGTGGTATGCGTCAATCGGTCGAGAGAGTTGAGCGCGGAGTACGGCTGGCCGGGCAGGCCAGTGAGTCTGTGGCGGCCATTCGTGCTGGCACTGTAGAGGTGATTACGGCGGTCAGTGAAATCAGGGAAATTCTCAACGGCCAGTCAACAGCAACCCGTGAAATTGCTCAAGAGGTCGAGGGCGTGGCCTCTGGTGTGCACCAGATGTCCGAGAGTGCGGCTGATGGCGCTTCGGCAGCGCTAGAGCTGGAGCGCCTGGCGGTTGAGCTTGAGCAGATGGCACAACAATTCAGAGTGACCTGA
- a CDS encoding coniferyl aldehyde dehydrogenase: protein MRAHLQSIEQLTSLLAEQRQATDQQGMVSEDVRRQRIQAVIDLLVDEHEDLSAAMDADFGGRHPGYGLMNDVLGSLSSLKYARDHLHEWTPSQPRQVFPPYDQLGAQAWVQYQPKGTVGIMGTWNAPLFTLLSPLAGAFSAGNRAVLKPSEITPRTAEVLAKAIDARFDPLELAVITGGVDVGQGFAGQPFNHLVFTGSTVVGRDIMRRASEHLVPVTLELGGKSPVLISRTADIAEAARRLAVAKGTNGGQICISPDTVYVPVELRDAFIQAFSRAFSQLYPQVSDNPDLVCVVNDHHMQRIDACLNEAVELGAQVVRCPDVEFSLTQRKRPMSLVINPPRTSRIMREEIFGPALVVLTYSDIRHVVEEINQGERPLALYYFGNDDAEQTLVLSHTLSGGVTINDALMHAAMEDAPFGGVGASGMGHYHGREGFVEFSHVRTVFKAPEFDPRAEWGMLAPYHEGFTAAMKAQISR from the coding sequence ATGCGTGCGCATCTGCAATCGATAGAGCAATTGACCTCACTGTTGGCTGAGCAGCGCCAGGCTACTGATCAACAGGGCATGGTGAGTGAGGATGTCCGGCGTCAGCGTATCCAGGCCGTGATTGACCTGCTGGTGGATGAGCATGAGGACTTGTCGGCTGCCATGGATGCTGACTTTGGTGGGCGCCATCCTGGTTATGGGTTGATGAATGATGTGCTTGGTTCGCTGTCATCGCTGAAATATGCCCGTGATCACTTGCACGAGTGGACACCAAGTCAGCCTCGTCAGGTTTTTCCGCCCTATGATCAGTTGGGCGCCCAGGCCTGGGTTCAGTACCAACCCAAAGGTACGGTTGGCATCATGGGAACCTGGAATGCGCCGTTGTTTACCTTGCTGAGCCCTCTGGCTGGGGCATTTTCTGCTGGCAATCGAGCGGTACTCAAACCTTCTGAAATTACCCCGCGTACCGCTGAAGTGCTGGCCAAGGCCATTGACGCACGTTTTGATCCGTTGGAGCTGGCTGTCATAACCGGTGGTGTTGACGTGGGGCAGGGGTTTGCTGGTCAGCCGTTCAATCATCTGGTGTTTACCGGCAGTACGGTTGTGGGGCGTGACATTATGCGTCGGGCGTCTGAGCATCTGGTGCCTGTGACCCTGGAGTTGGGGGGCAAGTCGCCGGTGTTGATCAGTCGGACCGCCGATATAGCCGAGGCTGCTCGGCGTCTGGCCGTAGCCAAGGGGACCAATGGGGGGCAAATCTGTATTTCTCCGGATACGGTATATGTCCCTGTGGAGTTGCGCGACGCTTTCATTCAGGCCTTTTCCCGGGCCTTTTCCCAGTTGTACCCGCAGGTGAGCGACAATCCGGATCTGGTCTGCGTAGTCAACGACCATCACATGCAGCGTATTGATGCCTGCCTGAACGAAGCGGTTGAGCTGGGCGCGCAGGTGGTGCGCTGTCCTGATGTGGAGTTTTCGCTGACGCAGCGCAAGCGGCCGATGTCTCTGGTGATCAATCCGCCGCGTACTAGTCGCATCATGCGCGAAGAGATCTTTGGGCCGGCCCTGGTTGTTTTGACCTACAGTGATATTCGGCATGTGGTCGAGGAAATCAACCAGGGCGAAAGGCCGCTGGCGCTGTATTACTTTGGCAATGATGACGCTGAGCAAACACTGGTGCTCAGCCACACCTTGTCCGGCGGGGTGACCATTAATGATGCGCTCATGCATGCGGCCATGGAGGATGCGCCCTTTGGTGGTGTCGGCGCCTCCGGTATGGGGCACTATCACGGCCGTGAAGGTTTCGTCGAGTTCAGCCACGTACGCACCGTATTCAAGGCGCCAGAGTTCGACCCGCGGGCCGAGTGGGGCATGCTTGCGCCTTACCACGAAGGGTTTACTGCAGCGATGAAAGCTCAGATCAGTCGCTGA
- a CDS encoding flavin reductase encodes MTAQASFNPKAFRDALSTFTTGVTIITTRNSDGEPVGITANSFNSVSLNPPLVLWSLAKSAFSLEAFSSNKHWNVHVLSTEQETLSGRFASRGEDKFAGIDLDRGINDIPLLHNCTARFQCRTAFMYEGGDHVIFVGEVLGFDKSELPPLAFQSGQYALAARKPREGVRLSNAQEHPPECSYTEDLLGYLAGRAHYQLVAYLRTLLQNHRLDEHAFFVLSVLSIQDKLTLEQINHYVAYTGREVNLALMLFLEKQGYVVMERKGNRDRYVLTAEGREVSLEHVALAKAVEQQVTEKLGAGDSQALKILLKRLIQATDPGIPDLWTTEDSPILTNPTSEVPS; translated from the coding sequence ATGACTGCTCAAGCCAGTTTCAATCCCAAGGCGTTCCGCGACGCACTTAGCACTTTCACCACCGGCGTAACCATTATTACCACTCGCAATAGTGATGGGGAACCGGTAGGCATTACCGCTAACAGCTTCAATTCGGTGTCTCTGAACCCGCCACTGGTACTCTGGAGCCTGGCCAAGTCTGCCTTCAGTCTTGAAGCCTTCTCGAGCAACAAGCACTGGAACGTGCATGTCCTGTCAACAGAACAGGAAACCCTGTCTGGCCGTTTTGCCTCACGAGGGGAAGACAAGTTTGCCGGAATTGACCTGGACCGGGGCATTAACGATATCCCCCTGCTGCACAATTGCACCGCACGCTTTCAGTGTCGAACCGCCTTTATGTATGAAGGCGGCGATCATGTCATCTTTGTTGGCGAAGTGCTCGGTTTCGACAAGAGCGAACTACCCCCGTTGGCATTTCAAAGCGGACAATACGCCCTGGCGGCCCGCAAACCCCGTGAAGGCGTCCGCCTTTCCAATGCCCAGGAGCACCCACCGGAGTGCAGCTATACCGAAGACCTGCTCGGTTATCTGGCCGGCCGCGCCCACTATCAACTGGTTGCCTACCTGCGCACCCTGCTGCAGAACCACAGACTCGACGAGCATGCCTTCTTCGTCCTATCAGTGCTGAGCATTCAAGACAAACTGACCTTGGAGCAGATCAATCATTACGTGGCCTACACCGGTCGCGAAGTCAATCTGGCGTTGATGCTGTTTCTTGAGAAACAGGGGTACGTGGTCATGGAGCGCAAAGGCAATCGGGATCGCTATGTTCTCACCGCTGAAGGCCGTGAAGTATCTCTGGAGCATGTTGCTCTGGCCAAGGCCGTTGAGCAGCAAGTCACTGAAAAGCTCGGCGCAGGCGATAGCCAAGCCCTGAAAATTCTGCTCAAACGCCTGATCCAGGCCACCGACCCAGGCATTCCAGACCTGTGGACAACTGAAGATAGCCCAATCCTGACAAACCCTACCAGTGAGGTACCGTCATGA